The genomic interval CACAGCAGGCCAGTTCACTTCAACGATGGCGGAACAGAGGTTCCAGCTGGCGCACGCTGCAGGGGTGCCCACCGTTCTGATACTCGCAGTCGCCCCAGTAGAAGCAGCGCACCGAGCAAATGGTCTCGGATGCCTCCAGGGCCTGCTGCGGGTACTCCTGTGCGCTCTCTTTGGCCTCCTTGCGAATGCGCCGGCCGATGCGTCTGCCTTCCCACCCCTGCTTGCCCAGGATCTTAAGGGAGATAATCTTGGCAAAGCTGCGCGACGCCTTGGAGCGCGGATTGTTGAGGATGAACGGCCGCAGGCGCTTCGAGGACTCGCGGACGCTCTCGTCGTATTCGATGTAGCCCAAATAGTCCACGTCAATGGAGAGAAGCTCAGCTGCCGCAGTCTTGATGGCCAGCCCGTCGCGCACCTCGTCGTGCTCATAGACCATGTTCAGCAGCAGCCGCGGACGGAAACCCTCTAACACCGACTCGAACTTGGCGCCAGCCGCCGCATCTAATTGCTGCACCTGCCTGAGAAGCTCCTCCATCGGCGTGCGCATAAGCCCAGCCTCAGTGAGCTGGTGCTGCTCCAAAAGTTTGAGCACCTCCGCATCGTTGCGGAAGGTCAAGTGAAGCTTGCGCAGGAGACACACCTTGATGAAGTTGAAGCACTCCTGCACCGCCATGGGGTCCGGTATGGTGACGACGATGCCCTCGTCACTCGCCAAGAAAAAGTCGATGACGTTGTAACTGGAGCCAGCGCCGAGGTCCAACAGGATGAAATCGGCGTTGATGCCGCGCAGTTGGTTGATGAACTTCAGTTTCTGCCAGTAGCGGGGGTTAGCCAGGCCGAGGGTGCCACAGGCGCCGCTTATCATCTGCAGGTTTTCGACAGGCGTGTCAAGAATGATGTCTTCCAACCTTTCCCGGCGCAGCGTGTAAAAGTCATAAAAGGTGTACTGCGGCTCGATGATCCCCATGCAGGTATGGAGGTTTGCCCCACCCAAGTCGGCGTCCACCATCACCACGCGGTAGTCAAGGGCCGCCAGGCCCACGCCCAGGGACGCTGTCACTACCGTCTTGCCCACGCCGCCTTTGCCACTGCCCACGGCGATTACCCGTCGCTGGCGTGCAGCTGGCTCTGCCTCCGGGAAGATCTCACGGAGCTCCTCCAGCTTGGCAGCTTCCACCCATTCCTCAAGCTCAGGATGCCACACCAGGTCACTGGCGGTGAATTTGCCGGTTTTGGCCATCTCGCGCAATTCGTGCTTGCTGAACGGCCCATACTGGCTGTCAGTGGTCTTGACGAAGATATTCGCCACCAGTGAACCCAAGGAGCGACGTTTGCTCTGCATCGGCAGCGTGTTCATTTCACCCTACGCGACCTTTCCATGTCGACCGGCAGCTCCATCGGCTCCACTCAACATGTGGACGAATTCGATTCCAGTACACCCATTAGCGGGACAGCCAAAGGTAGCAAAAAGCGCGTTCATTTGCAATTAGAAAGTTCGTCAAGGCAGGGGAGCCTCCACCAGCAGTCGCACCTCGTTGTCTGAAGTGTCGCGGTGCACAATCTGCACTGCGGGCACGGCTGCCTCTACGGAGCCGAAATCGGGCGTGCGGTAGTCCTGCTTCCACTTCAAAAGCAAGGCGACCCAGCGGTAAGCATCGGTCAGAGCAGCGCGCTCGGCCGCCTGCAGGGCCACCGGCCGGCTCGCCGCCCCGCTGGGAATCAGCCCACGTCCCGCCACCCAGAGCCGCCTCTCCACCGTATCCACCGCGGCTGCCACCAAATCACGGCGCAGCTCCGGGTCAGCAGGGTTAGCGCGCACCCGCTCCTGCAACTCGCCAATCTGCCGGAAAAGGGCGGCGTAGTCGCCCTTGAAGGTAGCAGTCTCCTGAGGCGCCACCTGGCCACGCTCTTCGCTCTTGCGGCTGCAGCCCCACGGCATTGCCCACAGCAAACAAAGCACACAAAGAAGCAGCAAGACCTTCCCCCTGCGGACTGCGCCTGCACTACTCATGTTCCCATCTCCCAAGAGGCCAGATACTGGCGCTGCTCTTCGGTGAGCTCGTCGATGGTGATGCCCATGGTCTGCAGCTTCAGCCGGGCGATCCAGTCCTCGATTTCCGGCGGCACGCGGTGCACCTTCACCTCCAGGCTACCGGCTTTCTGCACGACCCACTCGGCGGCCAGTGCCTGCGTGGCAAAGCTCATGTCCATGACCGAGGCGGGATGCCCTTCCGCTGCGGCCAAGTTCACCAGGCGTCCCTCTGCGACCAAATTGATGCGCCGAC from Calditrichota bacterium carries:
- a CDS encoding P-loop NTPase translates to MQSKRRSLGSLVANIFVKTTDSQYGPFSKHELREMAKTGKFTASDLVWHPELEEWVEAAKLEELREIFPEAEPAARQRRVIAVGSGKGGVGKTVVTASLGVGLAALDYRVVMVDADLGGANLHTCMGIIEPQYTFYDFYTLRRERLEDIILDTPVENLQMISGACGTLGLANPRYWQKLKFINQLRGINADFILLDLGAGSSYNVIDFFLASDEGIVVTIPDPMAVQECFNFIKVCLLRKLHLTFRNDAEVLKLLEQHQLTEAGLMRTPMEELLRQVQQLDAAAGAKFESVLEGFRPRLLLNMVYEHDEVRDGLAIKTAAAELLSIDVDYLGYIEYDESVRESSKRLRPFILNNPRSKASRSFAKIISLKILGKQGWEGRRIGRRIRKEAKESAQEYPQQALEASETICSVRCFYWGDCEYQNGGHPCSVRQLEPLFRHR